Proteins found in one Pelmatolapia mariae isolate MD_Pm_ZW linkage group LG7, Pm_UMD_F_2, whole genome shotgun sequence genomic segment:
- the clic3 gene encoding chloride intracellular channel protein 3 isoform X1: MAEEPKIELFVKASYDAESVGNCPFCQRLFMILWLKGANFTLTTVDMKRAPDVLKDLAPGSQPPFLIYNDEVKTDTNKIEEFLEETLAPPQYPKLCCRYKESNSVGEDIFRKFSAYIKNPNPGLNDMLEKKFLSTLVKLNMYLETPLPHELDKNPDLTVSSRLFLDGDSLTLADCNLLPKLNIVKVVIKEYRDFAIPAELKGLTRYLENAYKRDEFRHTCPNDSEILLAYHSVAQYLSK, encoded by the exons ATGGCCGAGGAGCCAAAGATTGAACTCTTTGTAAAG GCCAGTTATGATGCTGAGAGTGTGGGGAACTGCCCTTTCTGTCAGCGACTCTTCATGATTCTTTGGTTAAAAGGGGCCAACTTTACCCTGACCACTGTAGACATGAAGAG GGCTCCGGATGTACTGAAGGATTTGGCTCCAGGCTCTCAGCCTCCCTTTCTCATCTACAATGATGAAGTCAAAACGGACACTAATAAGATTGAGGAGTTCCTGGAGGAGACCTTGGCCCCACCACA GTACCCAAAATTGTGCTGTCGATACAAAGAGTCCAACAGTGTTGGAGAAGACATCTTCCGAAAATTCTCAGCATATATCAAGAATCCCAATCCTGGCTTAAATGACA TGCTCGAGAAGAAATTTCTTTCCACTCTGGTGAAGCTGAACATGTATCTAGAAACTCCTCTCCCTCACGAGCTGGACAAAAACCCGGATCTTACTGTGTCTTCACGCCTCTTCCTGGATGGTGACAGCCTTACCTTGGCAGATTGCAACTTGCTTCCCAAACTCAACATTGTCAAG GTGGTGATTAAGGAGTACCGTGACTTTGCCATCCCTGCAGAGCTCAAAGGTCTGACACGTTACCTAGAGAATGCCTACAAACGGGACGAGTTTCGCCACACCTGCCCAAATGACTCAGAGATTCTCCTCGCCTACCATTCTGTCGCCCAGTACCTAAGCAAATAG
- the clic3 gene encoding chloride intracellular channel protein 3 isoform X2: MINSDKEPKIELFVKASYDAESVGNCPFCQRLFMILWLKGANFTLTTVDMKRAPDVLKDLAPGSQPPFLIYNDEVKTDTNKIEEFLEETLAPPQYPKLCCRYKESNSVGEDIFRKFSAYIKNPNPGLNDMLEKKFLSTLVKLNMYLETPLPHELDKNPDLTVSSRLFLDGDSLTLADCNLLPKLNIVKVVIKEYRDFAIPAELKGLTRYLENAYKRDEFRHTCPNDSEILLAYHSVAQYLSK; encoded by the exons ATGATTAATTCTGATAAA GAGCCAAAGATTGAACTCTTTGTAAAG GCCAGTTATGATGCTGAGAGTGTGGGGAACTGCCCTTTCTGTCAGCGACTCTTCATGATTCTTTGGTTAAAAGGGGCCAACTTTACCCTGACCACTGTAGACATGAAGAG GGCTCCGGATGTACTGAAGGATTTGGCTCCAGGCTCTCAGCCTCCCTTTCTCATCTACAATGATGAAGTCAAAACGGACACTAATAAGATTGAGGAGTTCCTGGAGGAGACCTTGGCCCCACCACA GTACCCAAAATTGTGCTGTCGATACAAAGAGTCCAACAGTGTTGGAGAAGACATCTTCCGAAAATTCTCAGCATATATCAAGAATCCCAATCCTGGCTTAAATGACA TGCTCGAGAAGAAATTTCTTTCCACTCTGGTGAAGCTGAACATGTATCTAGAAACTCCTCTCCCTCACGAGCTGGACAAAAACCCGGATCTTACTGTGTCTTCACGCCTCTTCCTGGATGGTGACAGCCTTACCTTGGCAGATTGCAACTTGCTTCCCAAACTCAACATTGTCAAG GTGGTGATTAAGGAGTACCGTGACTTTGCCATCCCTGCAGAGCTCAAAGGTCTGACACGTTACCTAGAGAATGCCTACAAACGGGACGAGTTTCGCCACACCTGCCCAAATGACTCAGAGATTCTCCTCGCCTACCATTCTGTCGCCCAGTACCTAAGCAAATAG
- the LOC134632117 gene encoding alpha-(1,3)-fucosyltransferase 7 → MGVHTKQIRKLVKRLVILPFLCFLPLCLFSGWLSSSVKPLHHDSRSRNVTVLLWYWPFSRSFSLKGDVCWDLYRIPRCILVDERSYFPSADVVVFHNRELQVGLHKLPTNVSRPPSQKWAWMSLEAPSHNGNLHKYADIFNMTITYKRDADVSIPYGMLLRREAEEHVNEDNSVNKSSLVCWVISNYKSHHKRSQVYNDLRASVPVAVYGRWTKNRLPSSELLPTISRCYFYLAFENSLAEDYITEKLWRNAYEGGAVPIVLGPPLGDYKAVAPPHSFIHVDEFASLNEMGKYLQQLAEDKKRYNEYFTWKKQWKVKRYTDWRERLCTICSKYNSLPKHKVYSDLDAWVNANTNLNI, encoded by the exons ATG GGGGTTCACACCAAACAAATACGCAAGTTGGTGAAGAGGCTAGTCATCCtcccttttctctgttttttaccACTGTGTCTCTTCAGTGGGTGGCTGAGTAGCTCTGTGAAACCTTTACATCATGACAGCAGAAGTAGAAATGTGACCGTCCTGCTGTGGTATTGGCCCTTCAGCAGATCATTCAGCCTGAAGGGTGACGTTTGCTGGGATCTCTACCGTATCCCTCGCTGTATTCTGGTGGACGAGCGCTCCTACTTCCCCTCTGCGGATGTAGTGGTGTTCCACAACAGGGAGCTGCAAGTGGGCCTCCACAAGTTGCCTACTAACGTTTCACGGCCACCAAGCCAGAAGTGGGCCTGGATGTCCCTGGAGGCTCCTTCTCACAATGGAAACTTACATAAGTATGCAGATATCTTTAACATGACCATAACCTACAAGAGGGATGCTGACGTCAGCATACCCTATGGCATGCTGCTACGGAGGGAGGCTGAAGAACATGTGAATGAAGACAACTCTGTAAACAAGAGCTCTCTGGTTTGTTGGGTGATCAGCAACTATAAGAGCCACCACAAAAGAAGCCAAGTGTACAACGACCTCAGAGCTTCAGTTCCTGTGGCGGTTTATGGGCGCTGGACTAAAAACCGACTCCCCTCCTCAGAACTTTTACCTACAATATCTCGCTGCTATTTTTATTTGGCTTTTGAGAACTCACTTGCTGAAGATTATATCACGGAGAAGCTGTGGAGGAATGCTTACGAGGGAGGGGCTGTGCCCATTGTCCTGGGGCCACCTTTAGGCGATTACAAAGCTGTGGCTCCACCTCATTCTTTCATCCATGTTGATGAGTTTGCATCACTGAATGAAATGGGAAAGTATCTACAACAGCTTGCAGAGGATAAGAAACGCTACAATGAGTATTTTACCTGGAAGAAACAGTGGAAAGTGAAACGGTACACAGACTGGAGGGAAAGACTATGTACTATCTGTTCAAAGTACAACAGTTTACCTAAGCACAAAGTTTACTCAGACCTAGATGCGTGGGTCAACGCTAACACGAACTTAAACATTTGA
- the pou5f3 gene encoding POU domain, class 5, transcription factor 1 — MSESPEGHSRPYDFSRTSACAQLLGQEGFGSSASFQVPHGVLPDPSRIYNKSCYSGIASTSAQAFFPFPSVSTDYRPSELQAGDFGQPKHWYPFADYTGQLPGVSAAIQPINLSTPEAETAEQIKLPEIKMEKVAREDYSSEIKVQQYLTPQASNDMAHGLFYARTGTWNPSFWSFPSPGSGSQTPSTSSTSSPSLSPSPPSNGLPGNGYFSVNTPQVVPEAQQQRPAASRRSAASSNQGCKEEQETVSTEELEQFARELKHKRITLGFTQSDVGLSLGSLYGKMFSQTTICRFEALQLSFKNMCKLKPLLQKWLDEAENSENPQDMYKIERVFVDTRKRKRRTSLEGAVRAALESYFIKCPKPNTQAIKHISDDLGLERDVVRVWFCNRRQKGKRLALPLDEELEGQLYEQSPSPIPSQAYPGPSFTGGPPPTLYMPQLPRPDVMKQALNPGVVGHPTR; from the exons ATGTCTGAAAGTCCTGAGGGCCACAGCCGGCCTTATGACTTCAGCCGCACCAGCGCTTGCGCGCAGCTTTTGGGTCAGGAGGGTTTTGGTAGTAGTGCCTCCTTCCAGGTACCCCATGGTGTCTTGCCAGACCCGAGTCGCATTTACAACAAAAGCTGTTACAGTGGTATCGCATCGACATCCGCTCAAGCCTTTTTCCCCTTCCCATCCGTCTCCACCGACTACAGGCCCTCTGAGCTACAGGCTGGAGACTTTGGGCAACCCAAGCATTGGTATCCCTTTGCAGACTACACAGGCCAATTACCTGGCGTATCTGCAGCAATCCAGCCTATAAACCTTAGCACCCCTGAAGCCGAGACGGCGGAGCAAATCAAACTACCTGAAATAAAGATGGAGAAGGTCGCCCGCGAGGACTACTCATCCGAGATAAAAGTTCAGCAGTACTTGACTCCCCAAGCCTCCAACGATATGGCCCATGGGTTATTCTACGCTAGGACTGGGACCTGGAACCCGTCCTTTTGGTCCTTCCCGTCACCTGGCAGCGGTAGTCAAACTCCCTCCACATCTTCGACATCTTCCCCATCGCTGTCCCCCTCACCCCCGAGCAACGGACTTCCGGGGAACGGGTATTTCAGCGTGAACACACCTCAGGTTGTCCCTGAGGCCCAGCAGCAGAGGCCGGCCGCCTCCCGACGAAGTGCCGCGTCCTCCAATCAAGGATGCAAGGAAGAA CAGGAAACTGTTTCCACTGAAGAGCTGGAGCAGTTTGCCAGGGAGCTCAAACACAAGCGCATTACTCTGGGTTTTACCCAGTCAGATGTTGGCCTTTCACTGGGAAGCCTTTATG GAAAAATGTTCAGCCAAACTACCATTTGTCGTTTTGAGGCTCTGCAACTGAGCTTTAAGAACATGTGCAAGCTGAAGCCTCTTCTGCAGAAATGGCTGGATGAGGCGGAGAACTCGGAAAATCCTCAGGAT ATGTACAAGATTGAGCGAGTTTTTGTTGACACCAGAAAAAGAAAGCGGAGGACCAGTCTGGAGGGGGCAGTGCGTGCTGCTCTAGAGTCCTATTTCATCAAGTGTCCCAAACCGAACACCCAAGCAATTAAGCACATTTCGGATGATCTGGGCCTGGAGAGAGAT GTGGTACGTGTTTGGTTTTGCAACCGGAGACAGAAGGGGAAGCGCTTGGCTCTGCCGCTGGATGAGGAATTGGAAGGCCAGCTGTATGAGCAGAGTCCTTCCCCCATTCCCAGTCAGGCCTACCCAGGGCCCAGTTTCACTGGAGGCCCTCCTCCCACGCTCTACATGCCTCAACTTCCCAGGCCTGATGTCATGAAACAAGCCCTGAATCCTGGAGTGGTTGGGCACCCAACTAGATAA